ACCAATGAAAATCTGTGGGCTACTTATAGCAATGCCAAAAAGACAGATATCAGAAATACATCATTTAAGTAAGACTAGACATATAAGACGCAAGTTACCAATAAGTGGTCCAGATTTTCTTTGGTCTCTTTGAAGCACCATTGTTGGAATACTTGTTCAGCCTTTGGCTCCTCCTGTAGGTGAAGAGGTCTACTTGCGGCCCACAGTTTCCGCTAGCTTCTTGAGTCTCTTCTTCAGCTCCAGAGGAAACTTCTCGTAACATTTCTTACACACTGGCTTCATGTCGAACTCCACAAACTTGTTCCTGCAAACAGCATCACACAcctttaaataactaatttaataatactttttgtctGTGCATTTGCAtcacattatatatattttttatagtaGAGGTGGAAGTATTTTACTCTACTCACGGACATCTTTCAAGTCTGTACTTTATCagtgtttttactttctttttttattaattacattataaagcatatatcatgcttTTTACTCCAATACATTTAATTAATTCATACATGtcctaaataaaatattttgacttttttatctttaatacATAAGTATAATAAAAACCTAGTACTTTTCTTACTCAACAATAATGTTTCagtaaaaataagaaagtacTAGATTTTTGATGGAAttaagtattaaaggtaaaatgtatttataaaatcgAGTGgcgtaaaaagtatgatatatgccTTATAATGTAGCGtagtaaaaaaaatccacagaaaaaaacacatttgatgatgtacagatacttgaaaatgtacttgagagtagtactgtccacctctgttcCAGAAAACAATAACACATTCTTAAATATGATTAAAGTGTTAATATTTCAACAAAACACATGTATGTAGCATgtcgttttttttacttttaaaggtCTTGTACAGTAATATAGGTCTATGAGTAATGGAGAATGAATAAAAACGAAAAAATACCATGTCATTCAGAATATGACAAACAGGTCCACCATATCTAACCAATGACCAATTTTCAAAAATGGAAACCTAACACTACGAAACATCAATGaagcaaacaaaaatgaaatgagacACAAATGAAGACACTAACCAATGCCAACGAGTGAAACAGATGAAGATGGAGAGATAAAAAGAGATAGAAAAGGGTTACAGACAGACAGCGAAGGCTTTCTTTCGGCGTTCACGAGAGTCGCGTTCACGCTTCGCCAAACGACGTTTTAGTTCTTCCGGCAGCCGCTCGTAACAGTGTTTACACACCGGCTTTAGGTCCACCTCCACAAATCTGTCCCTCCAGGGCCACCGAGAGGCAGGACAGAAGAAACTAGCAACAAGAGGGAAAGCGAATGGAAAATGGGAAGAGGAAACAGATTTTaagtgggagagagaaaggGAAATAGGATTTGGTGCCATTTTAAGAGCAGTGGAGAGGATTGAGGgagacagaaataaaaaatacaagcaTTAGGAGTACAGAAAAGTTAGTAATGACctaaagaaaaacatcagaaGGACACACAGCAGCCGAGAGACCCAATTTAAAGACACtttactgcactgtaaaaacgCCAATTAATTAAATGTTGGAAGGGCAAAAATATTGAACCCATGTTGAACCATTATTCTTGTTCGGGCTTAGTTAGGAAGACATATTATTTTAAGTcagcataaatatattttaaaaacattaaattaagGGTTATTTTCAAATCCAGTCAACTTTCAGAATGGCGAATGTTGGCTGAACTAATGAAGACAAATCTAGTCCATATATGTACTTAAGACAGCTACACTGTATATGTCATGCGTTGCGCATGCAGTAAAATGCCCATCATACTGTTATTCGGTCatgaaatgtagttttaagagtTGTTCGGGCGAGAATGTATGTGTTTTAAGTTCAAATATGCGGTCGGTTAATAAAGATAGCGTCTATTTGAACATTTGCTCGGACGCTTTCGGAGAGTGAGCTCCAGGCGATCACCGGGCGTTCCGTGCTCATGGACCCCGCCTAACGCAGCCTCACCTCGGACAAGCGCTTCTGAAATTTATCGCTGGCTCTGATGTCTCTGTGGCGTTTAAACATGGGATTTAATTCATTTTGGCTAGATCTTAAGGGCAATCTTTGGTCTTGTATATCTATCATTTGCCCCTGGGGAAATCGTTTTGATTGAGAGCAAAGTTAAGTTTCATAACTTTTATCTTTTCTTTAACTTTAGTCTGAAGGAGCGGATGGAGAAATAGTCCCCAATATACCACAATTGAAATAAACCTTCTtctgaatatatatatttagatgaATATTTAGGAgaacatatatgtgtgtgtagtttgtgaGAGTGTATATGCTATTGAATTTAAGATGTCTAGTCGGACTCGGAAGGATCACTGCTCATTCGGGATCAATCCGCACATTACTGCCGGAGTCACTTTCCACCGGTTTCACACAAGTCGGGCAGCCGTATTCTCAAGTTCACGTCAGGTAAGTGGcagtaaataaatgttaattttaaactaaattaattgacaaagacgcaaatatTCAATGTTTTTGTGAAGATATAAATATAAGTGTGTGTTATATGGTAAGTGTCCGAGGGAAAAGTAAAGCTTTTAGTTAAGACATAGGCCTAAGTGTTTACGTTGCATGTCTGACGGAAATTCAATTTTAGTCAAGGGAAAAAAGTCTTTCACCCTGATAATTAATAACACGCAATGTTTAAATCTGTATAATgaaggttttaaatgtaattttggcgTGTTGtaagttttttttgtaaagttaaGATATGGCATGTGCTTTTGCTCTCATAAGCCAATATGTTATGTTGCTGTATGGTGCTCCATTTCGATGCGACTGACTGAAATCTATTAAACTTATTGTTAAAAATAGTAATAAGTTATATACGGGTAATGTGggcttgttttgtgtgtttttgcctGCACAGTTTATTCAACTAAGATtgcatgaggttgagtaatttatttgagaacttattcattcatgaaattattctttcatGTTTTCCTCTGTTATCCAATGTTATTTCCAGGTCTATGCAGAATTTAAAAGAATCACTGGAGGAATCTGCACTcatgtgcaattatttataaGTTCCACAtgtttttctagttaaaattcccaaaataataaaaattaattgaaGTAACAGATAAAACGTGGGGTAAATACTTACATTTTAATTGACTTAATCTTtgctgtatgttttcaaatattaaactaattaaaaatcTTTAGTTGAATGAACTATAAAACTAGTTGAGCAAgcatactttttaatatttgagtCAAGTTTGGGTcaactaaaaaataattcaagtAACACTTTGGGGACAGAAATTGAGTGAACATAAAATTTCTGTGGAACTAGTTACTAAATAATAATACGTTGAAACAACTtgaatttttttgcagtgtgaccAGAACCAGACAAATGTACACACGGATACAGAAGAGTCAATAACAAAGAAGAGGAAAGGACAGCACACAGGTACTCAATCTTTTTGCATTTTAGGTTTACAtcctcacatactgtatgtttaaccTGAAAAACATTTCCGCTTAAAGAAACCTCTCACAAGCCACTCTGCATCTCTGGTGACTTCCTTTAGGGTGTGTGAGATCACTTACTTGAGGGTGAGCTTGGTGTTACATGTTGCGCAGGAGAAACAATTCACACACCAAGCCTTATTCAGAGCCGAGACCACTGAGAGAAAAACCAACAAACAACATCTTAATATTCAAACCTATAGCACCTTTAGCCAAAACAACTGCACATCGGAGCATAGTTGTGTTGTGGAAGTAAACAGTATTTACCGTCTCCCTCGATCACGCGGTTGCAATGGTAACAAACGTCACCGAAGAGCTAGAGACAGACATAACAGATGGTTTAGTCTCATGTCAAAATCAAAGCATTCACAACCCACAAAGTTTATAAATAACAGCATTTCTAAGAAAAACTCTTGGAGAACAACAAGTGAGGCCAGGAACATATTTTACGCAAATATGAAAATGTAGTTGTGAGGTTCTCAGTCGATGCACTGTGTGCGGATGGGCCTGTTGAACATTTCGTCAAATGTCTGTGCCATTAAACCAATTGTTTTTGTATAGTTTAAGTTGCAATCCATGACctttgcctctatatcgccatctctctttgaaacataaaattgcaggttactttgcATGGGTTGAAGccaaatgacatcaaactgacatttcctgcgAAATAGAACCTGATGTCTCAACTTTTCTCAAACTATTAATAGAATATCTAATCATTGTGAATCCAGGTAAGATAAGGAGACAGTTTTGAACACGTTTCATACGTTTGACCAATGAAGAAACAGACTGTGGCCTTTGTGTCCATGTACTTGCGTAGAGCATGTCTCAGTTTTACTTGTGTTACCTGGTTGTAATGGGTCTCGCAGTAAGCCAGACCTTTCCTCTCATAATGACGGTGTCCCAGGAAGGGTTTCTCGCACTTGGCACAGACAAAATGCtgcaaacatacacacacatgcagcatTTAGTTACAAGGATCAAATATATACAAGAGTGCAGAAAGAGGTGAGATTTGATAAATGATCTTCACCTTGTGctcacacaaacatacagaaaGAGAAATTCGCCAATTCATGTTTTACTTTCAACTCAATAATGTCGACAGAATTGTGTGATGGTTAGAAGATAGAACATTATCACTAGCCTGGTATAAAAACAGTTTAAGCCTCAGTAGCCATAGTGAAACCTGTGTGCGTGCGGCGtgtgtgcacacacacatgttaaAGTACATCTCCATGGGAACATCTGCCACATTCATCACACTACACTCAAAGTGTCaatccacacaaacacacaaagtaaATGGATGAGCCACTCAAGAGAAAAATACAGAATAGAGGCTGAGTACAAGGACAagcagacaaagaaatacagatTGATGTAATGAGTGCAACTGACTACAGAGATAAAGAAAAAGATATACTTTAAACAAAGGacaaacaaaagaaagtcaaaatGAAAGTGGAGAACAAATCACAGAAATTATTATTCAAGACAGCCCATTTTTCCAGCAATAATCAACATCAAAGTTTTATCATACTGCTTTTATCTTCAATAATATAAGTGAAACAAAAATCTGAAGACAAGAGGAAAGATTTTGTGTGCTGTCTAATAACTAGAACACACATCAGAGATGCTTCTCAACAGCATTGCACATTTCGTGACCAGTTCAGTTCATGAATCACTTTTTCGTTTTGAATCAGATGTGTTAAATAAGAGAGAGACGTCTGAAATGTGCAGGATTGGCATTGAGAGCCACTGGATTAAACTAGACGTCAACCCTCATTCCCAAATGAGCATGTTTAACGGTATCGGTACAGACACCTACATTTGCTCCGaggtaaattaaaatgttaataactTTACGTTAATTCATTTAGGTATTGATTTAGGTCACAGCAGAGGCAACGGTAACTAAAGAGATCACAGTAACATAATGAGTGTGCTGTAGAAATGCTTCCAACAATTTCCTTCACTTACACTAATGCAATCAAACCAAATTagcaaaaaaaacttttatcacCATCTGCaaagcagacacacacacctcaACATGCCACTGCTTGCCCATGGCATTCACCACACGGCCCTCGATCGGACGCCTGCAGGCGCCGCAGATCGGCACGCCCATTTTATCATGACAGGGGAGGCAGTAGAGTTCACCCTTCAGTTCACGAGCGTCAGCCGTCAGCTCCTTACTGTAAACCACACACAACACCTCAGATTCACATCGCTTTGAGCAGATGGACGCAGCAGTTGAAAATTGCTCGGCGCTGCACTGACCTGCAGTTGCTGCAGTTGAAGTGGTCGGGATGGTAGGGGTCGTTTTTGAAAATGAGAGGCTGCTCCTCGATGATGGCGTGACACTTCTGACAGATGTACTTTCCGAGACCGCGAGCCTTCTCTCGGTTATGACACGGACGGCACAGGTGGCTAGAAAACACACGTGTGaacatcaaccaatcagaaccCACTTCATGTTGATTCAAAAAAATGATAGGTTTCCGTCTCATTCATTACACTTGTACTTTGCTTATCACACACACATGGTAACTCCTAATTGGCTACAAACTCACCGGCCAGCGTTTTTGACGAATCCAACATCAGCGAGTACGGCTTGGCAGATATTACAGCAGAAGCAGTCGGGATGCCAGCTGTTATTCATGGCCTTAATCACACGCCCAATTATAAACTCTCCTGCGGGAACACGAGGGACACAATTCACAATTAGCACAGCCAGTCAATGACATcacctgtttgtgtgtgtgtttgtctgcgtGTCTGTGTCTTACCACACTGATGACAGCACGGAGCGAACAACATCTGGAAATCACGCTCACAGTATTTTCTTCCCTCGAACTACGAAGACattaaataatcattcaaacAGTAAAAAGCATATTAGCTACGAAGTGAATACACATTGGAGCATATTTGTAGTCAACCTTGAAAACGTATAAAACAGATTCGTATTAAAAAATGCTCTATATCACGTACTTTTCAATATAGTTAATTCAACCTTTACGCTACGTCATACCTCATAAAAGAGTCCTTCTGGAAACTGCTGGAAACACTGGGCACAGACGAAGCACTGCTCGTGATACAGCTCACCGTTACTGTTGACGATTTTCTCCGTGGGGGCGAAGCCACTTCTGCACCGTTCGCACGAGGCGTTTGCCAGGGCATTAGCCATGTTGCTGTTAGAAACAGATCGATTACAGGATAAATGGAACGTCAGTGCCTGCGAGCTTATGATGTTAGACATTCACATCCAAATAGATCAATGTTGTTCTCATTATTTACAAACAAAGCAAGCATATCAACTCTATTTAAGTCCGTTCAGGACTTTTTGCAAATGACACTGTTGATGCATTTAAGAGAAGACTGTCTGACTGCAAATAATGTTTACATCACACCAACAGCCTGTTTACTGTTCTTTTTAACCAGACATGACCATTCAGAATGAATCACAAGTGCTTCTCCTCTATGACATCACAGGTGATGTGGCTTTTAAAGGGCCAGGTCGTCTTTGGAGCTTCCCTTCAACTCTCTTCACCGCTGCCCGGGTGTCAAAACAGACCGTTGATTCTAAGGCCGTGTTTCCTAATATGGTGAACTGGCGCTGATCTGATTGTGTACTAGTGTAGTAACACAGAGCTGATCTAAGAATAGATATGTGCGTTCAGAGGGTATTAAAGGGTTAAAAACGTATATTGGCTTATGTTAATGTATAAACTTGGCATAAGATAGAAAATCATGAATAAAGGAGAACAGAATTTATAGGACAACGCTGGAGATCTGACACTACATCTGTTTAACATCTGTGTGTCTGTGGACAAAGCTTGTTTATGTCTGTGActcaaaatgtgcatttgtgaGGAGAACAAACTCCCGActctttttttcaaatttctttTCTCATACTTTACATGTCACACTATCTGAGAAACGAAAATTGGTATCTGGTGCTAGAGAGTTAAAGTAAAAATCATGGAGTATCGTTGATAATTGCCAGTTTACAGTAGATCTCGGTAAAGGAAGCATATTGTATCTGTCTCCTTAGGGAGATCTGTCAATCCAAACAACAAGCTTAGGAATGTTTGGTTATCTGAGTACATAAGAGTTTCTCCCAACAagcagaacaaacaaacagctcACAATAACACTAATATGTAATGAATTTGACATTGTAAGGAGATGCGTTCATGAAAATTTTCCAGACAACATTAGCTTTAACTTATATGTTTACTGTGCAGTCTACAGAGAACCTCAGATTTCACtgatagttgtgtatatttacagaACTTCGTGTGTgacatacatacatttatttatttgatatttttgggTACTAACGTTACCTTAACATTGACATTAGGTTTTATTAAGCCTCGTTATGTAGCCGGTTTATTGTAATTTTCAGGGCGTATCTAAGAAAACTCCATTAGGGAGGCTAATTAGCTTAGCATCCACCCATAACCAGCAGTCCTTTAGCTTTTATAATAACGCTTTCCGTTGCATACACATATTTAACAAAAACGGTCCAATGTTACAACAGTAAAAAGACAGACTGGGGTGAGTCTATGAGAAAATATACAGATGAATAAAACTGgcgacatctgatagatgcatCTCTgggaaagaaaataatataagaGCAGCATGTTAACATAACGTATTTACCTGCCCGTCATTTCTGAGACACCCAGCATCCCCTTCAACACGGCTTATCCTCAGAGACTATTCAGATTTGAATCGGACATATATAACGCCCCTCGGATCTGTTGCTTTTCCACTTTTTTCCTTTTCTATCAAAGATAAAGATGCTGTCCTGAAAGACGGGGCGCCACTCTGTTCACACTTCCGGGTTGGGTCACGTGCAAATTATAATACAACAAATAAAGTGAATACTTCGTCACTACACTAAATGTAAAGCAAACTTATCTAGAAACGACaagaacattacatttacgcGTTAATACAAACTTATATGTATTTGTGAAATATGtcttgttttaattttgtgcaTTTGTCTCCAAGCGACTTGCAGTGCGTTGactttatacatttaattgaaTCAGTATGTGGGCGTCGAACACACAACTTGCATTTCTAACGCAATGCTCTGCCATTTGATCTAAAAAATCGCTCCTCTGTAATATTGTTAAACTGAGATTGGTTATAGGATAACTTATGtcttattttttgcatttgaaGGAATTGTTGCAGCTCTTTCGTAGAAGTTGTGCTTTCATTTAACAGTTTGGCAGAAATGGCACATGAGCGAGTGGAAAGGCTGGAGCTTAGAAACGGGCGAGACGGTAAGCGTCTAACGTTACACCCCTTCTTCTGACGTCAGCACACTTTAGCGCACTTCTATCAAACAGAGACTTATAAGGCATTGATGTCGAACAACCATCAAGCGTATTAAAAGTAAGAAATCCAGCCGATAGACAAGTAAAACAGTTTTATGTCACTTGAACGTGAAGTCGTTCCGTCAAATTAATAGCTTGTAGCACTAGCAGGCATCTTTGGGTGTGAtcagttcatttaaaaaaacaatagcgCATATCCACCTCACGAGGGAGCTGttgcatttataataataaaataaaacatgactaataaGAGCGCAtgcctgttccgcatttatttggctaaccaataactctgtctgtctaaaaaaatcttgttcattctctctcctttgcttactccagctttaatccccctagtagcatggccttgtaaactaacggtactgtttagcgtgttgacaaaatgtttatatgctctcctacttgtaagtcgctttggataaaagcttcttccaaatgaataaatgtaaatgtgggtAACCGTAGATATGCGGGCATGCATGGTAACAGGACAGGTAAATGTGTAACTAGCTGTCTACTCAGCCGGTTCACATGCTTGCAACAGATTCAGAAGTTGGCCTACATAGGCCAAAGTGTAAATAAATGGATTAGTATTAATTAAAAGTTAA
This portion of the Triplophysa rosa linkage group LG20, Trosa_1v2, whole genome shotgun sequence genome encodes:
- the lims1 gene encoding LIM and senescent cell antigen-like-containing domain protein 1 isoform X4, producing the protein MLGVSEMTGSNMANALANASCERCRSGFAPTEKIVNSNGELYHEQCFVCAQCFQQFPEGLFYEFEGRKYCERDFQMLFAPCCHQCGEFIIGRVIKAMNNSWHPDCFCCNICQAVLADVGFVKNAGRHLCRPCHNREKARGLGKYICQKCHAIIEEQPLIFKNDPYHPDHFNCSNCSKELTADARELKGELYCLPCHDKMGVPICGACRRPIEGRVVNAMGKQWHVEHFVCAKCEKPFLGHRHYERKGLAYCETHYNQLFGDVCYHCNRVIEGDVVSALNKAWCVNCFSCATCNTKLTLKNKFVEFDMKPVCKKCYEKFPLELKKRLKKLAETVGRK
- the lims1 gene encoding LIM and senescent cell antigen-like-containing domain protein 1 isoform X3, whose product is MLGVSEMTGSNMANALANASCERCRSGFAPTEKIVNSNGELYHEQCFVCAQCFQQFPEGLFYEFEGRKYCERDFQMLFAPCCHQCGEFIIGRVIKAMNNSWHPDCFCCNICQAVLADVGFVKNAGRHLCRPCHNREKARGLGKYICQKCHAIIEEQPLIFKNDPYHPDHFNCSNCSKELTADARELKGELYCLPCHDKMGVPICGACRRPIEGRVVNAMGKQWHVEHFVCAKCEKPFLGHRHYERKGLAYCETHYNQLFGDVCYHCNRVIEGDVVSALNKAWCVNCFSCATCNTKLTLKFVEVDLKPVCKHCYERLPEELKRRLAKRERDSRERRKKAFAV
- the lims1 gene encoding LIM and senescent cell antigen-like-containing domain protein 1 isoform X2, whose product is MLGVSEMTGSNMANALANASCERCRSGFAPTEKIVNSNGELYHEQCFVCAQCFQQFPEGLFYEFEGRKYCERDFQMLFAPCCHQCGEFIIGRVIKAMNNSWHPDCFCCNICQAVLADVGFVKNAGRHLCRPCHNREKARGLGKYICQKCHAIIEEQPLIFKNDPYHPDHFNCSNCSKELTADARELKGELYCLPCHDKMGVPICGACRRPIEGRVVNAMGKQWHVEHFVCAKCEKPFLGHRHYERKGLAYCETHYNQLFGDVCYHCNRVIEGDVVSALNKAWCVNCFSCATCNTKLTLKDRFVEVDLKPVCKHCYERLPEELKRRLAKRERDSRERRKKAFAV
- the lims1 gene encoding LIM and senescent cell antigen-like-containing domain protein 1 isoform X1, encoding MLGVSEMTGSNMANALANASCERCRSGFAPTEKIVNSNGELYHEQCFVCAQCFQQFPEGLFYEFEGRKYCERDFQMLFAPCCHQCGEFIIGRVIKAMNNSWHPDCFCCNICQAVLADVGFVKNAGRHLCRPCHNREKARGLGKYICQKCHAIIEEQPLIFKNDPYHPDHFNCSNCSKELTADARELKGELYCLPCHDKMGVPICGACRRPIEGRVVNAMGKQWHVEHFVCAKCEKPFLGHRHYERKGLAYCETHYNQLFGDVCYHCNRVIEGDVVSALNKAWCVNCFSCATCNTKLTLKDRFVEVDLKPVCKHCYERLPEELKRRLAKRERDSRERRKKAFAVCL